The proteins below are encoded in one region of Purpureocillium takamizusanense chromosome 11, complete sequence:
- a CDS encoding DNA-directed DNA polymerase (EggNog:ENOG503Q2HY~COG:L): MTHNAVEKIVQSMEETYITHTLSLWTRNSERGQLPLPWQGQAAGRGGGFDTLDKAMVVWEDVVRRDAKVKEGEEAPPRRRVDIIVSPWKTVGCALLGWSGGTTFQRDLRRYCKREMGLKFDSSGIRRRADGEWMDLESSRRGPGAPPEPAPNMETAERRVFEGLMLAWRPPEERCTG, encoded by the coding sequence ATGACGCACAACGCGGTGGAAAAGATTGTCCAGAGCATGGAGGAAACGTACATTACGCACACGCTCAGCCTGTGGACGAGAAACAGCGAGCGCGGCCaactgccgctgccgtggcaagggcaggcggcgggacgCGGAGGGGGTTTCGACacgctcgacaaggccatgGTGGTCTGGGAGGACGTGGTCCGGCGAGATGCCAAAGTcaaggagggagaggaggcaccgcctcggcgtcgcgtggACATCATCGTCAGCCCGTGGAAGACGGTGGGCTGCGCGCTGCTGGGTTGGAGCGGGGGCACGACATTTCAGCGTGACCTGCGGCGGTACTGCAAGCGGGAGATGGGGCTCAAATTCGACAGCAGCGGGATCCGGAGgcgcgccgatggcgagtGGATGGACTTGGAGAGCAGCCGTCGCGGCCCCGGAGCGCCcccggagccggcgccgaacATGGAGACGGCGGAGAGGCGCGTCTTTGAGGGCCTGATgctggcgtggcggccgccggagGAGAGGTGCACGGGCtaa
- a CDS encoding DNA-directed DNA polymerase (EggNog:ENOG503NYUB~COG:L), translated as MPLDFPPIFLLPTHLQLDDLHRLEASIPSLTYDIHEAQVVLGNISRTQRARFELRRLKVETEPTEDPGPGDDGNGDGNDDGNGKGEATASELSPEASGAARVAARQEHEEPSAKRRRLSASVGMQGQASHNGGDRARDEIIYVLRLAWFEDSVKQGRVLPKESYTVYRGRKLASVGRHKTAAAAMTTGKGPRQSSPATAARDILERAAGDQGAASGSRPSSNMHRPPPLVRQTTSEHDVPLPPIPDYLHTTYSCQRPTPLDSPNELFIEELKKIRTLRLLQGDQIGVRAYSTAIATLAAYPHELQVPQEIERLPGCGAKFAGLYGEWRQTGQTKETANAALDSRLTTLKLFYDIWGVGDTTALEFYRKGSRRVQGGNEGACPYTHKR; from the exons atgccTCTCGACTTCCCGCCGATATTCCTCCTCCCCACACACCTGCAGCTGGACGACCTCCACCGCCTAGAGGCCAGCATACCTTCTCTGACGTACGACATACACGAGGCCCAGGTGGTCCTCGGCAACATCTCGCGAACCCAGCGCGCCCGGTTTGAGCTGAGACGGCTCAAGGTTGAGACTGAACCGACAGAGGACCCAGGCCCAGGCGATGATGGCAATGGCGATGGCaatgacgacggcaacggcaaagGAGAGGCCACAGCTTCGGAACTGTCTCCCGAGGCAAGTGGCGCTGCTAGAGTAGCAGCACGTCAGGAGCACGAGGAGCCAAGTGCCAAGCGGCGCAGGCTGTCCGCGTCGGTCGGTATGCAGGGCCAAGCGAGCcacaacggcggcgacagaGCCCGGGACGAGATCATCTACGTACTTCGGCTTGCTTGGTTCGAAGATAGTGTGAAACAAGGCCGTGTGCTGCCAAAGGAGAGTTACACAGTCTACCGAGGGCGCAAGCTTGCGTCTGTCGGGCGACAcaaaacggcggcggcggcaatgacAACGGGGAAAGGCCCGAGACAATCATCACCCGCGACTGCGGCCAGGGATATCCTCGAGCGAGCCGCTGGGGATCAAGGAGCAGCAAGTGGAAGTCGGCCCTCTAGCAACAtgcatcgcccgccgcccctcgtcCGCCAGACGACGTCCGAGCACGACGTCCCGCTGCCTCCGATACCCGACTATCTGCACACGACATACTCGTGCCAGCGCCCGACCCCCCTGGACTCACCCAACGAGCTCTTTATAGAGGAGCTGAAGAAGATCCGAACCCTGCGCCTGCTCCAGGGTGATCAGATCGGTGTTCGCGCGTACTCGACAGCCATTGCCACACTGGCCGCCTACCCCCACGAGCTCCAGGTCCCGCAAG AAATCGAGAGGCTGCCCGGGTGCGGCGCTAAGTTCGCTGGGCTCTACGGGGAGTGGCGGCAGACCGGGCAAACCAAGGAAACGGCCAACGCCGCCTTGGACTCCAGACTGACGACCCTCAAGCTATTCTATGATATTTGGGGCGTGGGGGACACTACCGCCCTCGAATTCTATCGCAAAGGTTCGAGACGTGTGCAGGGAGGCAACGAAGGGGCCTGTCCATATACACACAAGCGCTGA